TCTCGGTCGACCAACGCCTTGAGCTGAGCGCGGGCGTTGGCCAAGGTTTGCTCGTTTTCCCAGGAGATGGTCCAGTAGACGGGGATTTCCTCCCAGAGCAGGATACCCATCTCGTCCGCCACCCGAGCCATGTACTCGCTGTGCGGGTAGTGCGCGAGGCGAGCGAAGTTGCACCCGAGCTCCTTGGCCCAGCCAAGCAGGAGCCGGGCATCCTCCACCCCGAACGCTCTCCCGCCGCGGAAGGGGTTTTCCTCGTGGATGCTGATCCCGCGCAGAAAAATGGGCTCGCCGTTGAGCAATATATCCCGGCCTTCCACCTCGATGGTGCGAAATCCGATTCGATCTTCCACCCGATCGGTATCGGAAGCGACCACCACCTCGTAAAGCTTGGGCGACTGCGGCGACCAGCGTTTCAGCTCGGAGGGCACGGGCAAGCGCAGCTCGGCGTACCCCTGATCGTCGGCTTGGATCGACTGAACGATTTCCAGTTCGGGGATCTCCACCGAAATGCGCTGCGAAAGCTGCGGGCCTTCCAGCTGGGCTGCGATCTCGATGAAAGCTCCGGTCGGATCGAGGGCTACGCTGTAGTCGGTCACAAAGGTCTCCGGCGTCTCCAGCAACAGCACGTCGCGGGTGATGCCGCCATAGTTCCACCAATCCGTATTCAGCGTCGGCACGGCGTCCTTCTCCCGCTTGTTGTCCACCATGAGCACCAGCGAGTTTCGGCCGTGCTCCAATCGATCCGTCACTTCGAACTGAAACGGAGTGAACCCTCCGACATGGACGCCGAGCTTGCGTCCGTTGAGATAGACATGAGCTTCGTAGTTCACCGCTCCGAAATGCAGAAACTGGCGGCCTTTCGCCTGAGAGGCGTCGAAGTCGAAGGTTCGCCGATACCAGACCGATCCCTCGTAGTAGAACAGCTTGTCGTCCTGAGAATTCCAGTCGCCGGGCACGGTCAGGGTGTCTGCAGTATCGAAGTCGTACTCCTGCAGGACAGTTCTGTCCGTCACCGGTCGATCGAGAAAATAACCGCCGTAGGCTGGTTCGCTGGCATCGAACGGCTGGTAGCGGTAGTTGTAGAAGCCGTTCTCGTAGGGATCGACGATCACGCGCCACTTTCCATTGAGCACCTGATCGACTCGAGGATAGACGTTCGCAATGTTGTTTTCGCGGCCAGCAGCAGACGAGCCGACGAAAAGAAAGACGAGCAAAGGGGTTAGGGTTTTTAAGACAAGGGCAAGAAGGGGTGTTTTCATAGTCGGGGAATCATGGGCTAAGCCAACCCGTCAGGCTACCGAAAAATCGGGGCGAAAGCGTCTGACTGTCACGCCCTATCGCTCATCCATATGAGACCCCCGGCTGCAGATTGCAGACGCGGCAGACGGAACGTATCCGAAAATCAACTCCCGCCCGCTTCCTTTCGAGCAGACGCGGCGGCTTCCGCAGCGCGATTCGCAGCGCTGTATGGAAGCGCCCACTACAGAACGAGGTCCGTCCAGCGGGCTGAAATAGGGTTCGCCTAATACATGCGTCCAGAAACGACAGCCTTGGCCCGAAACCTGCCTACCGCCCACCAGGGCGCTTGCCGAAGAGAAAGACGGCTCGCCCCATCTCGCCTCGAAACGCGGCCGCGCCGTTCCCAACGGAAAATGAACGCGCTGGCCCGGGAGCGGTCGCATCGATCGAAGCCTAATCCGCACGGTATGATTATAATTAACTCGTATCCCTCTCCGAAAACGTAAAATTGCTGCCTTTTTGACACTTCCCTACTTGGCAAGCCGCGACTGCCATCTACCCTAGCCCGTTATGCCCTCTCCCCCGGAAACCCCTGAGCGCCTGACCGAGATCGCCCGAACGACTCTCGGCCTGGACCCGTCGGCGCCCAAGGATCGCAAGGTTGCGGTTTCCGGAGCGGCTCTCTCCGCGGCCCTGGAGCAGGCCTATCGGGCTGGCAACTACTCCCACTTCGACTCCTCGGTGAAGGTCGACATGGAGCTTTTCTTCTGGCAGCTGATGGATTCGCTGCCCGACAACGTCTATTTTAAGGACAAGGACAGCCGCTTCATTTGCGTCAACCGAGCTCAGGCTCGCTTTCTGGGTGTCGACGATCCCAACGACGCCATCGGCAAGTCCGACTTCGATTTCTTCGAGCGGGACAAGGCTCTGGAGCGCTACAAGGACGAGCAGGAGATCGTGCGCACCGGCGTGGGCTGGAATCTGCACGAGGAGCGGGACTTGGAGACGGACGACGCGGAAAAGGTCTGCATCATCAGCAGCAAGCTTCCGCTGCGCGACGCCAGCGGAGCGGTCATCGGGACCTTCGGCATCTCCCGCGACATCAGCGAACGCTACCTGGCAGAGCGCGAGGTGGAACGGCAGAAGAACCTGCTGGAAACCATCATCCAGATCCTCCCCTGCCGCGTGTTCGTACGAAACTACGAAAACCGATTCATCATGATCAACGAGGCCTACCGCAAGGCCATCGGGGTGAAGGACCGCAAGGACGTGATCGGGCACCGACTCTCGGAATTCACCCGGCACGAGCTTCGCGACCAGATTCGGGAAGAGGACCGACAGGTGCGCGAGGATGGAAAGTCGATCCTAAACCAGGTCCAATTCGATAAGAGCGTCTTCGAAAAGCAGCGCTGGGTGGTCACTTCGAAGGTGCCCCTGCGCGGCCCAGACCTGACCATCGAAGGCATCGTGGGCATGACC
The DNA window shown above is from Pelagicoccus sp. SDUM812003 and carries:
- a CDS encoding glycoside hydrolase family 2 TIM barrel-domain containing protein, with the translated sequence MKTPLLALVLKTLTPLLVFLFVGSSAAGRENNIANVYPRVDQVLNGKWRVIVDPYENGFYNYRYQPFDASEPAYGGYFLDRPVTDRTVLQEYDFDTADTLTVPGDWNSQDDKLFYYEGSVWYRRTFDFDASQAKGRQFLHFGAVNYEAHVYLNGRKLGVHVGGFTPFQFEVTDRLEHGRNSLVLMVDNKREKDAVPTLNTDWWNYGGITRDVLLLETPETFVTDYSVALDPTGAFIEIAAQLEGPQLSQRISVEIPELEIVQSIQADDQGYAELRLPVPSELKRWSPQSPKLYEVVVASDTDRVEDRIGFRTIEVEGRDILLNGEPIFLRGISIHEENPFRGGRAFGVEDARLLLGWAKELGCNFARLAHYPHSEYMARVADEMGILLWEEIPVYWTISWENEQTLANARAQLKALVDRDKNRASVIIWSMANETPVSEARTAFLKRLVDDTRQLDPTRLISAAMEVHSEPGKGDHKIVNDPFGAYTDILSFNQYIGWYDGLPEKIDRVTWEIGYEKPVVISEFGAGALQGKRGDAVTRFSEEFQADLYARTVKMLERIPGYSGTTPWILVDFRSPRRPLPVVQDGWNRKGLIGDNGVRKQAFFVLQDYYEKKAAETSNAQSELQAAP
- a CDS encoding SpoIIE family protein phosphatase is translated as MPSPPETPERLTEIARTTLGLDPSAPKDRKVAVSGAALSAALEQAYRAGNYSHFDSSVKVDMELFFWQLMDSLPDNVYFKDKDSRFICVNRAQARFLGVDDPNDAIGKSDFDFFERDKALERYKDEQEIVRTGVGWNLHEERDLETDDAEKVCIISSKLPLRDASGAVIGTFGISRDISERYLAEREVERQKNLLETIIQILPCRVFVRNYENRFIMINEAYRKAIGVKDRKDVIGHRLSEFTRHELRDQIREEDRQVREDGKSILNQVQFDKSVFEKQRWVVTSKVPLRGPDLTIEGIVGMTYDITEQKEAEEQARALSERLSAKNEEFEAELLVARQLQETLMSMGFDANRQFTRSGERWKIDASYYYKPSHHLAGDFFDLIPISRNKLGVLVCDVMGHGVKASLVTMLLRGLVMELPKLLDRPGKVLSRLNNRLCALAEGPEFPRFTTAVYMTLDLDSGLARIANAGHPNPIWKTRDESGKSAFLSSPCGEIGPALGLIPNEVFTAREFSFEQLTEILFYTDGITEQKDAMGRDFGTEKLEDILLRNENLSLPKQLETVRSALRLTAGSKEFDDDICLVALRLSQIGGATRPVNGAQVD